A segment of the Nostoc sp. TCL26-01 genome:
TACGTCATTACTTAGCACGACTCCATCGCAAAACGCTGTGTTATTCTAAGTCCGTAGAAATGCTTAAATACTCTATTAGATTATTACTTCATTACTTGAAGTATCATTTTATCCTCGTGCTTAATTGATTCATACCGCACTCAGCAACGCCTTACAATTTTATATTTGACCCAAGAGTTAACCGCGATTTTTGAGCAAATTACTAATCTATGACTATTAAAGTTTGGCAACGATAAAATCAGGTTATGTTTACAACAGTAATATAAATAAGTTACTTAGTTGCGATCGCCATCTCAACCCAAATAAAAATTGACTGCTGAACCACAATCAAAATGACCACCCCTGAAGAACTAAACGCCATACTTGAGCGAATCGTCCAAAAACAGCAGACTGAAACTGACATAACAGTTCTGCAACAATGGCTTAGTGGTGGTGGTCAAATTGTCTCTCAGCAAGGGAAATATGCAGTCCACCTGGGACAAGGACAGGAAATTCATATAGGCGATCGCACTTATCATGGCGCAGATGCAGAAATAATTCGAGAAATTGTCCGGTCTCTCCTTGAGGAACTAAAAGTCACTGGTCAATTTGCCGCATTTAAAGAGCAGAACCAGCAGTCTGTTGATGAACTGGTGCAACAAGTGCGATCGCGCATTCATGATGATATTCAGAAATTACATAGCACGATGCCACTATGGGGTGTAGATCACTGGGTTCCTTTAGGTGATTTGTTTGTAGATGTGAACATCCTAGAGGAACTGAGCAGTAGTCGTAGGTCAGAACTCGATGACCTGTGGCAAGATTTCAGTAAGAATCCAAGCTATCGCAGTTTGGATCGCATTGGCTTAGGTAGAGAGCGACAAAGGGTTTCAGGACTAGTGGTACTGGCGAAAAATACAAATCTCATGGTGGTGGGTAAACCAGGTTCAGGGAAGACCACTTATTTGCAACGAATAGTTACCGAGTGCAACGCTGGCAATTTACAAGCGCATCGAATTCCTACCTTGATTAAATTACGAGAGTTTGTAGAAGATGGACGTAAGTTTGCCTATTTGCTGGAGCGTTATTTTGAGCAGTGCTGGCAATTATCAAACACAGAAATTAATTTGATTTTCCATCAAGGTCGAGCATTGGTATTGCTAGATGGTTTAGATGAAGTCACAGGGGAAAATGGTAAAAATATCACCAAGCAAATTAAGCAGTTTGCTCGTTCTTATCCGCAGGTGCAGGTAATTGTAACCTGTCGGACGCAAAGCCAAGAATCGCGGTTTGAGCGTTTTGATTATGTAGAAGTAGCAGATTTTAATCAAGCTCAAGTGAGATTATTTGCCGAGGATTGGTTTTTGGCAGTTATTGGGGATGACTCAGCAGGATTAGTGCGATCGCATGAGTTTCTCAATCAGCTTTTTTTGGAAGCGAATAAACCGATACAAGATTTAGCAATTACACCAATTTTACTGAGTTTGACTTGTGCCGTATTTAACCAAACTGGCAAGTTCTACTCAAAGCGTTCCAAGCTTTATGAGGAAGGGTTAGAGCTACTACTAGAGCAGTGGGATAAGTCAAGGGAGATTGAGCGAGATGAGATTTACCGAGATTTATCACTGGAACGAAAGCTGGAGTTACTTAGTTATCTGGCGGTGAAAAAGTTTGAGCAGCCGCAGTATGTTTTATTTGAGCAGTCAGAAATTGAGGGTTACATAGCAGAGTTTTTGGGAATTAGGCTGCGGGATAGTCGAGTAGTTTTGAAAGCGATCGCTTCTCAGCATGGGTTGTTGATTGAGCGATCGCAGAAAGTTTGGTCTTTTTCACACCTGACGTTTCAAGAATATTTAGTAGCGAAGTGGTTTTGTAATGACTTTTGTGAACATTTCATAGCCCATATTTTAGATAGACATTGGCAAGAAGTTTTTTTATTAACTGTTGAAATAGTAGATAATCCTGAAGAAATACTCTGCTTACTCAAAACAGAAATTGACTGTTATTTGTCAAATGATCATAAACTTCAGAAGTTTTTTTCATTGTTAGTTAAAAAGGCAAATTCAGTAGATACTAGCTTGAAACCAGCCTCGATTAGAGCATTTTATTTCGGTCTTGAATTTGCTGTGCCTAAGCTGACTGGACCTGATATAGATTTTGATACAAGACTTGTTAGTAAACTTAATGATATTCCGTATGACCTACATCCTCTTGAATATGGATGCAATGATATTACTGTTGACGTGTCCCTCGCTAATATGATCGCTATATCTCAAAATGGATTTATCGATCCTGACTTTGCTATGCCACAATGTAGTGAAATACTTGAAAGCAATTTTTTACAAAAACTAAAAAAAACAATTGAGGAAATCCCTGACATCTTCATTGATAGAATTAAATTTGATGAGTGGGAAGAAAAATATAGCTTAATGTGACTGAATAAATATAGAAAATTGGTAATAAAATATAGACAAATTTGTTATATTTGGAGATTTACAAATCAACAGAAAGAAGCAGAAAGCAGGTACACTGAACACGGCAATCGATAACTTTATAAAAACCACCCACAGCTACTGGTTTGGACTTTTTCATTGTTATGAAATTGAAGATTTTCCTAGAACTAATAATGACTTAGAACACGCTTTTGGTATGCTACGTCATCATCAACGTCGTTGTACTGGTCGTAAGGTTCCCCCCTCATCCCTTGTTATTCGTGGTTCTGTCAAACTTGCCTGCGCGCTCGCTACTAAACTTCATTCTTTTACCGCATCTGATTTAGCACAAGTTGATATTCATACTTGGCTCGAATTACGCTCTCAATTGCAAAAACACCACAAAGCCAGAATTGAACAATATCGATTTCGCACAGACCCCAACGGTTACTTGGCCAATTTAGAGAGTCGTCTTCTCTAGTAACTTTTACCATACTAGCATCTTTTATTCTTACTCCATCGATTCAGTACAAGAGTTAACTTCATACCTCTGCTTGTTCCAAATTTTCAGCATAATTTCTAATTGGTAAAAGTAAGATTATCTTAACCTCTCACCGATAATTAAGAACTGAAATTACAATCAATGTCAAAACTTATACTTTTGTTTGTCATTCGCATGAAAAAAGTTATGACTTGGCAGGCAGTGATATAACTTACATTTAGTCACTGGTAATCGACAGGTATGAATGTTTATCATAGAAAAATATATGCGTTCTTACGAGCAATAGAAAAAATTGATTGGCTGAGAGTAGATTTGAATTATATTTACGATAATTTAGCTTGTTTACAGCCATATTTGGCAGATTTACAGAAATGGTGGGAAAGCCAAAATGCTGAACAAGCATTACGTATCAGCAGTTCCTCGGATCGTGTTAGCTTGAATGATGTAGTAATTCAAAGTAATGAAAATCACATTACTGTTTGTCATAGCATTAGTGGAGAACAACAAAAAATTACAGTTACAGCATTTGACAAGTCCTTAGATATTAGTAGAATTGCTCAAGAAGAAGACGCAGAGACAGTATTTTGGTGGTTTTGGCGATACTTACCAGAACTGTTAGTTAATCAAGATGCAAGAAATGCTCTTTTAATTCCTACGCATCGGATTTTACCTGACTGTCCATTACACAGTTATCAAAGCACAGTTTCCGCCTTAACTGGAGCAATATTTTCTGATGAAAATGAGTCAGATTCTAGCAATAAATCTCCTTATTTACTGCTATTCACCTTTTCTCCTATCCAAGAGTTTATTAAGTCATCACGTAAATTTCTTGATTTCTGGGCTGGGTCATTTTTACTGCATTACTTTAGTGCATTACTTTGTTTTGAAGTTGCTAAAAAATATGGGCCAGATACAGTCATTACTCCTTCATTGTGGAGTCAAGAAATCATTGATGCCTTGATGATTGAACATTTTAGTGAATTACCACAAATTCAAGCAATATTTAAAAATCCTTGCCAACATATAAAAATTGATCCAGCAAACAATTTTGAAAGTTCTCATTCCCAAAGTTTAAGTACAGCAGGGTTTCCCAATGTAATTACTATTCTCATGCCTAATCAACAAAAAGCGGTAGAGTTAGGTAAGTATTTAGAACAAACTCTAAAAGACACTTGGCTAAAAATCAGCCGTGATGTCAGAAGTTCTGTCAAAGAAAGAGTAAGAGATTTAGTAGAAAATCAAGAAGAATTACAAAGAACTTGGGAAATAATTGCCAGAGAGTTTATCCATGTTATGGATGAACAGGAATTATCAGAAATTTGGAATTTAATCACTGACGAATTTGTACAAGATAAGAATGAAACAGAATTAGAACAAGATAAACTTACCAAGATAAAAAAAGGTCGAGATATTAAAAAAACTCTCCAAGATTTTTATCAAGGAGGTAATTGGGAATGGAATCAACTTTGGGATGTGCAAATTAATAACACATGGGAAACTTATTTTGTCGCAGTTCCGTTAGGTTCTCCTGAACAACCTCTAGAAATTGAGCAAGGAAATCATCAATTACAAGCATGGATAAATTCACAAAATCAGATAGCACAACCAATTATTGAGTTACCATCACCTGCGGAACAACCTGTATACGGAAAATTTAATGTAGGTTCGTGGTGGGGAAGTCTACAAGCACGTCTTGGTAACGGGATTCAAGCAATTAAAAATACCCGGAATTGGCAAATACCCGTTGCGCCTGGAGAACGTTCTACCCTTTCTGGTCAATATAGTGCTTTATATCCGCGCTTTAATTATCAAAAATTCCAAAATGGGTTCGGTGTACCTTCAGAATCGCTACGCTTATTTTGGCGTGTTATGGCACTCGCTTATCCAGGGTTATTCAACGGTTCTGAAAAACTGAATGCGATTGAATTAACTAAGCGTATGGCTTGGAAATATGGGGGTGTAGCACAATCTTTAGGAATTCCTTTGAGTGATGATGATGATTATGAAGGGTTAATTTGTTTCCCGAATCTTTGTTCTATTGCCGCAGCACATTTTGCAAGTCATAATGCTCCTAAAGTTGCAAGATATTGGCAAGATTTAGAACAGGAATTCAAACAACATCCGCAATTCCAAAATCAAGAGAGTAAGTACCGAGAATTTAGAAAACTTACCCGTCGTCCTTTTCAAGTCAAACGAGCGGATGAGGCTTTAAGAAAAGATACCGATTATCAAAAAGGTTACAACGGTGTAATGTTTTCTAGCAAATGGCTTGCAGATGATATGGGATTAGAAACTTCAAAAACATCGGGATTAGAAGCTTCAGAAACATCTGCGTTAAGAAGTATCGTTGATAAAGTTCAAAAAAGACACTTTGGTGATAGCAGTCCTGCTGATTGGTGGGTGTTGGTACTAGGTGATGGCGATGGGATGGGCGGTTATGTTAATGGACGTAAGCTCAAAAAATACGAAGATTACATTATTAAGGATTTAGTTGATGAAAATCATATCAGAGATAAAGAAGCATGGGAGGAATTATTAAAAAATACACGCAAAAGAATGGGGCCTGCTACTCACGTTGGACTCAACCGAGCATTGCTTGATTTTTCTAACCGCTTAGTTCCTTATATCACTGAACAGCGTTGTTGTGGGCGGGTCATTTATAGTGGTGGAGATGATGTAATGGTAGCATTACCATTAGCTGATTTACCTAAGTTTTTGCGTTCATTACGTGCCGCTTGGTGTGGTAGCGAAGACCCTGAAGATGAATTTAGGTGTATGGGTGGTTATTGGCAATGGAATGAAGAAATACCTAAGCCAGCCGATATTCCATCTCGTCCGTTATTTACTATGGGTAAAGAAGCAACGATGAGTTTAGGAGTAGTTATTGCTCACAAAAGTGTGCCTTTACCAACTGTTCTAGAAAAGTTATGGTCAGCAGAAAAAGATAAGGCGAAAAAGCTGTTAGGGGGAATTGTTAAAGATAAAAAAATACCTAATAAAGATGGTTTGTGCTTCCAAATAATTTACGGTTCTGGCAATACACTGGAAGCCTTAATGAAAGGGCATTTACTCGAAAGTTGGTGGAAATTTATCGAAGCTAGTCAAAATTATGAACAAGTAGATTTCAGCCCAATTATGTATAGATTAGCAGAGGATTTACTGCGTCATGCTGATGTTACAGAGAATGATAAGTTATTCCGACAAGTTGCTGAGGTGGTTTTTCAAAGTCGTAATCAACAAGTTCCTGAAGATGTCAAAAATGCTTTATTAAATTGGTTAGATGAATGGGAAGAGTGGGCTTTTTGCATAGGTAAAAAAAGCAAAGAAAATCAAGATAATGCTTTAGGGAATGAGCCAGAAGATATGTCTATGCTGTTAAAATTTACGGCGTTTTTGATGTCGCGTTGGCAAGTAGAAAGTAACTGGATTCAAGAAACTGAAAATGAAAAAATGGTATGCAATTGAAGCATTAGATGTCTTATTATTCCGAGAGGCGAAACCATTTTCCCCAGGAGAAGGTGCATGGGCTAAGGGAATGTTTCCACCGATGCCAACGGCTGTTTTTCAAGCCTTACGTTCTGTCACCAAAACAGATAAAACTACAGAAAAATTAGAATTTATTGGGCCGTTTTTGCTGCGGGAGACATCTACAG
Coding sequences within it:
- a CDS encoding NACHT domain-containing protein — translated: MTTPEELNAILERIVQKQQTETDITVLQQWLSGGGQIVSQQGKYAVHLGQGQEIHIGDRTYHGADAEIIREIVRSLLEELKVTGQFAAFKEQNQQSVDELVQQVRSRIHDDIQKLHSTMPLWGVDHWVPLGDLFVDVNILEELSSSRRSELDDLWQDFSKNPSYRSLDRIGLGRERQRVSGLVVLAKNTNLMVVGKPGSGKTTYLQRIVTECNAGNLQAHRIPTLIKLREFVEDGRKFAYLLERYFEQCWQLSNTEINLIFHQGRALVLLDGLDEVTGENGKNITKQIKQFARSYPQVQVIVTCRTQSQESRFERFDYVEVADFNQAQVRLFAEDWFLAVIGDDSAGLVRSHEFLNQLFLEANKPIQDLAITPILLSLTCAVFNQTGKFYSKRSKLYEEGLELLLEQWDKSREIERDEIYRDLSLERKLELLSYLAVKKFEQPQYVLFEQSEIEGYIAEFLGIRLRDSRVVLKAIASQHGLLIERSQKVWSFSHLTFQEYLVAKWFCNDFCEHFIAHILDRHWQEVFLLTVEIVDNPEEILCLLKTEIDCYLSNDHKLQKFFSLLVKKANSVDTSLKPASIRAFYFGLEFAVPKLTGPDIDFDTRLVSKLNDIPYDLHPLEYGCNDITVDVSLANMIAISQNGFIDPDFAMPQCSEILESNFLQKLKKTIEEIPDIFIDRIKFDEWEEKYSLM
- the cas10 gene encoding type III-B CRISPR-associated protein Cas10/Cmr2, whose protein sequence is MNVYHRKIYAFLRAIEKIDWLRVDLNYIYDNLACLQPYLADLQKWWESQNAEQALRISSSSDRVSLNDVVIQSNENHITVCHSISGEQQKITVTAFDKSLDISRIAQEEDAETVFWWFWRYLPELLVNQDARNALLIPTHRILPDCPLHSYQSTVSALTGAIFSDENESDSSNKSPYLLLFTFSPIQEFIKSSRKFLDFWAGSFLLHYFSALLCFEVAKKYGPDTVITPSLWSQEIIDALMIEHFSELPQIQAIFKNPCQHIKIDPANNFESSHSQSLSTAGFPNVITILMPNQQKAVELGKYLEQTLKDTWLKISRDVRSSVKERVRDLVENQEELQRTWEIIAREFIHVMDEQELSEIWNLITDEFVQDKNETELEQDKLTKIKKGRDIKKTLQDFYQGGNWEWNQLWDVQINNTWETYFVAVPLGSPEQPLEIEQGNHQLQAWINSQNQIAQPIIELPSPAEQPVYGKFNVGSWWGSLQARLGNGIQAIKNTRNWQIPVAPGERSTLSGQYSALYPRFNYQKFQNGFGVPSESLRLFWRVMALAYPGLFNGSEKLNAIELTKRMAWKYGGVAQSLGIPLSDDDDYEGLICFPNLCSIAAAHFASHNAPKVARYWQDLEQEFKQHPQFQNQESKYREFRKLTRRPFQVKRADEALRKDTDYQKGYNGVMFSSKWLADDMGLETSKTSGLEASETSALRSIVDKVQKRHFGDSSPADWWVLVLGDGDGMGGYVNGRKLKKYEDYIIKDLVDENHIRDKEAWEELLKNTRKRMGPATHVGLNRALLDFSNRLVPYITEQRCCGRVIYSGGDDVMVALPLADLPKFLRSLRAAWCGSEDPEDEFRCMGGYWQWNEEIPKPADIPSRPLFTMGKEATMSLGVVIAHKSVPLPTVLEKLWSAEKDKAKKLLGGIVKDKKIPNKDGLCFQIIYGSGNTLEALMKGHLLESWWKFIEASQNYEQVDFSPIMYRLAEDLLRHADVTENDKLFRQVAEVVFQSRNQQVPEDVKNALLNWLDEWEEWAFCIGKKSKENQDNALGNEPEDMSMLLKFTAFLMSRWQVESNWIQETENEKMVCN